A genomic window from Martelella lutilitoris includes:
- a CDS encoding LacI family DNA-binding transcriptional regulator, producing MTTRGKKISQADIALRADVSISTVSRALGGAQRISPVVRERVRRIAEELGYSERERALPARMPEAEIKTVVYLPMHPVTGGLHPIFQETYDGMVAAAAENGLQLFPKLLPEEDLDIDFVTRQAEEHGTATAFMFYVDPIPEVARFFQENGSLVLVNNVDTRMRFDSVIVDNYAGMKRATEAMLEAGHRRLLFVAGNLRYSPRERMRGFFDAVSECPDASGEQLVIGHDRHETALEYFKRYFGEHESWDWTGMVCGNDLMAIGTMQAARENSLTVPDDFSVIGFDDISWSAMTAPRLDTIRYDRIGMAEEAIRLLRRRIEKPDAPVIKAVQGVTYIAGGTIRRMGG from the coding sequence ATGACGACCAGGGGCAAGAAGATCAGTCAGGCGGACATCGCGCTTCGGGCCGATGTCTCGATCAGCACGGTCTCGCGCGCGCTCGGCGGTGCGCAGCGCATCAGCCCGGTGGTGCGCGAAAGGGTGCGCCGCATTGCCGAGGAACTGGGCTACAGCGAGCGCGAAAGGGCTTTGCCCGCGCGCATGCCGGAGGCGGAGATCAAGACCGTGGTCTATCTGCCCATGCATCCGGTTACGGGCGGCCTGCATCCGATCTTCCAGGAAACCTATGACGGGATGGTGGCCGCCGCCGCCGAAAACGGGCTCCAGCTGTTTCCGAAGCTTCTTCCCGAGGAAGACCTGGATATTGATTTCGTCACCCGCCAGGCGGAAGAGCACGGGACCGCCACCGCCTTTATGTTCTATGTCGACCCGATCCCGGAAGTTGCTCGTTTCTTTCAGGAAAACGGCAGTCTCGTTCTGGTCAACAATGTCGATACCAGGATGCGCTTCGACAGCGTGATCGTCGACAATTACGCCGGCATGAAGCGCGCCACCGAGGCGATGCTCGAGGCCGGCCACCGGCGGCTTCTGTTCGTGGCGGGAAATCTGCGCTACAGCCCGCGCGAGCGCATGCGCGGCTTTTTCGACGCCGTGTCGGAGTGTCCGGACGCGAGCGGCGAGCAACTGGTCATCGGTCATGACCGCCACGAGACCGCGCTTGAATATTTCAAGCGCTATTTCGGCGAGCACGAAAGCTGGGACTGGACCGGCATGGTCTGCGGCAATGACCTGATGGCCATTGGCACGATGCAGGCCGCGCGCGAGAACAGCCTGACAGTGCCGGACGACTTCTCCGTCATCGGCTTCGACGACATCAGTTGGTCGGCGATGACGGCGCCGCGTCTCGACACGATCCGCTATGACCGCATCGGCATGGCCGAGGAGGCGATCCGGCTTCTGCGCCGCAGGATCGAGAAGCCCGATGCGCCGGTCATCAAGGCCGTTCAGGGCGTCACTTATATCGCGGGCGGGACGATCCGGCGGATGGGCGGCTGA
- a CDS encoding MFS transporter has translation MSAATDLRTLFARRNFALYTLGNASGLLAQWMFKTTIAWLAWELTHKSVWVGLAVTAEMIPTVLVGLYAGVVADRADLRAILMRVQFSTVCIYSALAFLAMQGALSIPLLLSLMAVNGVVVGFAQPAGQAAITGLVDNAELGTAISLNSILFNLARFAGPALAGGLIAAFGGAVALVATACFAGLFFLMLMVVRFNVLPRLSGDGSIWLKIAEGMRQIFVEPTVAFVFMLYATAAFLIRPISELLPELADRVLDGGAETLALLSSAMGLGAIIAGFANMIGGARMQVPLAVWGTLLAVLGALVLALTENVTVALIGAVLFGGALAAGGVASQTVLQLGSPAHLRGRVMSLHGIIFRVGPALGAVTLGGLGDTLDLQQSLLIGIAAMLIVWVLLMKRRGAAHG, from the coding sequence ATGTCGGCAGCCACGGACCTGCGCACGCTTTTTGCCCGGCGCAATTTCGCGCTTTACACGCTCGGAAATGCATCCGGGCTTCTGGCGCAGTGGATGTTCAAGACGACGATCGCGTGGCTCGCCTGGGAACTGACCCATAAATCGGTCTGGGTTGGCCTCGCCGTGACGGCGGAGATGATCCCGACCGTGCTCGTCGGGCTTTATGCCGGCGTCGTGGCCGACCGGGCGGATCTGCGGGCGATCCTCATGCGGGTCCAGTTCTCAACGGTCTGCATCTATTCCGCGCTGGCCTTTCTGGCCATGCAGGGCGCGCTGAGCATTCCGCTCCTGCTGTCGCTGATGGCGGTCAACGGCGTTGTCGTCGGCTTTGCCCAGCCTGCCGGCCAGGCGGCGATCACCGGGCTTGTCGACAATGCCGAACTTGGAACCGCGATCTCGCTCAATTCCATCCTGTTCAATCTCGCCCGCTTTGCCGGCCCGGCGCTTGCCGGCGGGCTGATCGCAGCCTTCGGAGGGGCTGTCGCGCTTGTGGCGACGGCGTGCTTCGCCGGGCTGTTTTTCCTGATGCTGATGGTCGTGCGCTTCAATGTCCTGCCGCGGCTTTCCGGGGATGGCTCGATCTGGCTGAAGATTGCCGAGGGAATGCGGCAGATCTTCGTGGAGCCAACGGTTGCCTTCGTCTTCATGCTTTATGCAACGGCCGCCTTCCTGATCCGGCCCATCAGCGAGCTTTTGCCGGAACTTGCCGACCGGGTGCTGGACGGCGGCGCCGAAACGCTGGCGCTCCTGTCCTCGGCCATGGGGCTGGGCGCCATTATCGCCGGGTTCGCCAACATGATCGGCGGCGCGCGCATGCAGGTGCCGCTTGCCGTCTGGGGGACGCTTCTGGCGGTTCTCGGGGCGCTGGTTCTGGCGCTGACGGAGAATGTCACGGTCGCGCTCATCGGCGCGGTCCTCTTCGGCGGCGCGCTGGCCGCCGGCGGGGTTGCCTCGCAGACCGTGCTGCAGCTTGGCAGCCCCGCCCATCTGCGCGGGCGGGTCATGTCGCTGCACGGCATCATCTTTCGGGTCGGTCCGGCGCTCGGCGCGGTCACGCTCGGCGGTCTCGGCGATACCCTCGACTTGCAGCAATCCCTGCTGATCGGTATTGCAGCGATGCTGATCGTCTGGGTGCTGCTGATGAAGCGGCGGGGCGCGGCGCATGGCTAG
- a CDS encoding alanine racemase: MKIEDLDTPVPLVDLAIVDANLKRMQDYCDDHGIALRPHIKTHKSVKLAERQLALGAKGISCQKLGEAEVMVGAGIEDILISYPLIGPIKARRLAALARRAKMSVAIDSRAALETVASAARMADADIGVLVEFDSGLGRTGVVTVAEALALAQKVGETPHLSFDGLMTYPASEASVAFVKRARDAFAAAGLAIPKVSGGGTPNAFRTHEFGVIDELRVGTYLYNDRMMMGVGHAELKDCAFDVLVTVVSRPTPDRAIIDAGTKSLTSDPAGKGGSGHGLIREYPDAVIERLTEEHGMVDLSTSAKKPEIGERLRVIPNHVCPVSNLHDSIFVLENGGVSEWRVDARGMTR; encoded by the coding sequence TTGAAAATCGAAGACCTCGATACGCCCGTTCCCCTCGTCGATCTTGCAATCGTCGATGCCAATCTGAAGCGGATGCAGGATTATTGCGACGACCACGGGATTGCGCTCAGGCCGCATATCAAGACCCATAAGAGCGTCAAGCTGGCCGAGCGCCAGCTTGCGCTCGGGGCCAAGGGCATCTCCTGCCAGAAGCTGGGCGAGGCCGAGGTGATGGTCGGTGCGGGGATTGAGGATATCCTGATCTCCTATCCGCTGATCGGCCCGATCAAGGCCAGGCGGCTTGCGGCGCTGGCCAGACGCGCGAAGATGAGCGTCGCCATCGACAGCCGGGCGGCGCTTGAGACGGTGGCTTCGGCGGCTCGGATGGCCGACGCGGATATCGGCGTCCTGGTGGAGTTCGACAGCGGGCTTGGCCGCACCGGCGTCGTCACCGTGGCGGAGGCGCTGGCGCTGGCGCAAAAGGTCGGTGAGACGCCGCATCTCTCCTTCGACGGGTTGATGACCTATCCCGCGAGCGAGGCTTCGGTCGCCTTCGTGAAACGGGCGCGCGACGCCTTTGCGGCAGCCGGCCTCGCGATCCCGAAAGTATCCGGCGGCGGCACGCCGAATGCCTTCAGAACCCATGAATTCGGCGTCATCGATGAGCTAAGGGTCGGCACCTACCTCTACAATGACCGGATGATGATGGGCGTTGGCCACGCCGAACTCAAGGATTGCGCATTTGACGTTCTTGTGACCGTCGTCAGCCGACCGACGCCCGATCGCGCCATTATCGATGCCGGCACCAAATCGCTGACCAGCGATCCTGCCGGCAAGGGCGGTTCCGGCCATGGGCTGATCCGCGAATACCCCGATGCCGTGATCGAGCGGCTGACGGAGGAGCACGGCATGGTCGACCTTTCGACCTCAGCGAAAAAGCCGGAAATCGGCGAACGGCTCAGGGTCATCCCGAACCATGTCTGTCCGGTTTCCAATCTCCACGACAGCATTTTCGTCCTGGAGAATGGCGGCGTTTCCGAGTGGCGCGTCGATGCCCGCGGCATGACGCGATAG
- a CDS encoding ABC transporter ATP-binding protein encodes MADLVLNQINKQYGDNQVLFDIDLRIPDGEFVVLVGPSGCGKSTLLRMIAGLEDISYGDLLIGGHRSNGVPPQRRNIAMVFQSYALFPHMTVRDNIAYGPKLRGEKADEIAAKIERAAEILNLQPYLERYPRQLSGGQRQRVAMGRAVVREPSLFLFDEPLSNLDAQLRVQMRTEIKALHKKVGRTSIYVTHDQIEAMTLADRIVVMNGGHIEQIGTPLELYDRPETLFVASFIGSPSMNLLEATVASSDGGPMAVLDDSVSLPLPETVNAEVGEAIKVGIRPENVELADFGAGLPLVVDLIEQTGADTYVYGKIAGQAVVALFRWRLEAESGSTLYVKPQAGKEHCFDSTTGKRI; translated from the coding sequence ATGGCCGATCTCGTCCTCAACCAGATCAACAAGCAATATGGCGACAACCAGGTTCTGTTCGACATCGACTTGCGCATTCCCGATGGCGAGTTCGTCGTGCTTGTCGGGCCGTCGGGATGCGGAAAATCCACGCTTCTGCGCATGATTGCCGGGCTGGAGGATATCTCCTATGGCGACCTTCTGATCGGCGGGCACCGCTCCAATGGCGTGCCGCCGCAACGGCGCAACATCGCCATGGTGTTCCAGTCCTACGCCCTGTTCCCGCACATGACCGTGCGCGACAATATCGCCTATGGCCCGAAACTGCGCGGCGAGAAGGCGGACGAGATCGCCGCAAAGATCGAGCGGGCGGCAGAAATCCTCAATCTCCAGCCCTATCTGGAGCGCTATCCGCGCCAGCTTTCCGGCGGCCAGCGCCAGCGCGTCGCCATGGGCCGCGCGGTGGTGCGCGAACCCTCACTGTTTCTCTTCGACGAGCCGCTGTCCAACCTCGATGCCCAGTTGCGCGTGCAGATGCGCACCGAGATCAAGGCGCTGCACAAGAAGGTCGGCCGGACCTCGATCTATGTGACCCATGACCAGATCGAGGCGATGACGCTCGCCGACCGGATCGTGGTGATGAATGGCGGCCATATCGAGCAGATCGGCACGCCGCTAGAACTTTACGACCGGCCGGAAACCCTGTTCGTCGCCAGCTTCATCGGCTCGCCGTCGATGAACCTGCTGGAGGCCACCGTGGCCTCATCCGATGGCGGACCCATGGCCGTCCTTGACGATTCGGTTTCCCTGCCGTTGCCGGAAACCGTCAATGCCGAGGTTGGCGAGGCGATAAAGGTCGGCATCCGGCCGGAAAACGTCGAGCTTGCCGATTTTGGCGCTGGGCTGCCGCTGGTTGTCGACCTGATCGAGCAGACAGGGGCTGATACTTACGTCTACGGGAAGATCGCCGGTCAGGCGGTCGTTGCGCTTTTCCGCTGGCGTCTGGAGGCGGAATCCGGTTCAACGCTCTATGTCAAGCCGCAGGCGGGCAAGGAGCATTGTTTCGATTCGACCACCGGCAAGCGCATCTGA
- a CDS encoding SDR family oxidoreductase, protein MKRLEGRVALVTGGVGGIGTAVVKDFLAEGAKVIIADIRQDAVDAAVAGYKAEGYPVAGAAASITDIDALQAAVDAGVAELGPVDIVVANANTGGATTTLDKTSPERFRQDVADNLAGQYNTVRVVIDGMKARKHGAIVIVGSVNGLATFGQPAYSAAKAGLVSLTRTMATEYGEHNIRANIVCPGTVQTPAWDHRIARKPDVLDGLKKWYPLLRVAQPVDVAKAITFLASDDAGFISGVTLPVDGGLMAGNLAMSRELTLEDQ, encoded by the coding sequence ATGAAGAGACTGGAAGGGCGCGTCGCGCTCGTCACCGGCGGCGTCGGCGGAATCGGCACGGCCGTCGTCAAAGACTTTCTGGCCGAGGGCGCCAAGGTCATCATCGCCGATATCAGGCAGGATGCGGTTGACGCGGCGGTCGCGGGATACAAGGCGGAGGGGTATCCGGTTGCCGGCGCCGCCGCCAGCATCACCGATATCGATGCGCTGCAGGCCGCCGTCGATGCCGGCGTGGCCGAACTCGGTCCGGTCGATATCGTGGTCGCCAATGCCAATACCGGCGGCGCCACGACCACGCTCGACAAGACTTCGCCCGAGCGTTTCCGCCAGGATGTCGCCGATAATCTCGCCGGCCAGTACAACACGGTGCGGGTCGTCATCGATGGCATGAAGGCGAGGAAGCATGGCGCGATCGTCATCGTCGGCTCGGTCAACGGTCTCGCAACCTTCGGCCAGCCGGCCTACAGCGCCGCCAAGGCGGGCCTCGTCTCGCTCACCCGCACCATGGCGACGGAATATGGCGAGCATAATATCCGCGCCAATATCGTGTGCCCCGGTACGGTGCAGACGCCCGCCTGGGACCATCGTATCGCGCGAAAGCCCGATGTGCTGGACGGGCTGAAGAAATGGTATCCGCTGCTCAGGGTCGCCCAGCCCGTCGACGTCGCCAAGGCGATCACCTTTCTGGCGTCGGATGACGCTGGCTTCATCTCCGGCGTCACGCTGCCCGTCGATGGCGGGCTGATGGCGGGCAATCTCGCCATGTCGCGCGAACTGACGCTGGAGGACCAGTAG
- a CDS encoding ABC transporter substrate-binding protein, which translates to MHQTRKALPRAVRLALAASSLAMISAGAASADTVRVTIPEYSSKTMPYFQQAADAFMAENPDTTIELEMVPWANLQQKLVTDISGGVNADLAVIGTRWILDYAEQEVIEPLDDYMDDAFKGRFFETFLTPSVVDGTTFGLPIAASARAMFYNKDLLEEAGYSEPPATWDDLIEASRAIKALEKDGVFAYGIQGKSTETDVYFYYPMWSYGGTILTEDGLSGVNTEAGAKAMDIYMTLINEGLTQPGVTDYQRADIENLFKQGKLGMVITGPFLSNQLKEQAPDLNYGLAKVPAGTTSATYGVTDSIVMFENSDVKDEAWAFLDFLFTTDQRVKFDEAEGFLPVNRQEAAMPMFADNEDLKVFTDLLAGAHFAPLVAGWEEIADSTITDLQATYLGQMEPDAALADIESRVNDILE; encoded by the coding sequence ATGCATCAGACCAGAAAGGCACTGCCGCGCGCAGTGCGCCTTGCGCTTGCCGCATCCTCGCTTGCCATGATCTCCGCCGGCGCGGCTTCCGCCGATACGGTGCGGGTCACCATTCCGGAATATTCGTCGAAGACCATGCCGTATTTCCAGCAGGCGGCCGACGCGTTCATGGCGGAAAATCCCGATACCACGATCGAGCTCGAAATGGTGCCCTGGGCAAACCTCCAGCAGAAACTGGTGACCGATATTTCCGGCGGCGTGAACGCCGACCTCGCCGTCATCGGCACGCGCTGGATCCTTGACTATGCCGAGCAGGAGGTGATCGAACCGCTCGACGACTATATGGACGACGCCTTCAAGGGCCGGTTCTTCGAAACCTTTCTGACGCCCTCGGTCGTTGACGGCACCACATTCGGCCTGCCGATCGCCGCCTCCGCCCGCGCCATGTTCTACAACAAGGACCTGCTCGAAGAGGCCGGCTATTCCGAGCCGCCGGCCACCTGGGACGATCTGATCGAAGCCTCGAGAGCGATCAAGGCGCTCGAAAAGGACGGCGTCTTCGCCTACGGCATCCAGGGCAAGAGCACGGAAACGGACGTCTATTTCTACTATCCGATGTGGAGCTATGGCGGCACGATCCTGACCGAAGACGGTCTTTCCGGCGTCAACACCGAGGCCGGCGCCAAGGCCATGGACATCTACATGACCCTCATCAACGAGGGACTGACCCAGCCGGGCGTCACCGATTACCAGCGCGCCGATATCGAAAACCTGTTCAAGCAGGGCAAGCTCGGCATGGTGATCACCGGCCCGTTCCTCTCCAACCAGCTCAAGGAACAGGCGCCGGACCTGAACTACGGACTGGCCAAGGTGCCGGCCGGCACGACATCGGCCACCTATGGCGTCACCGACTCGATCGTGATGTTCGAGAACTCCGACGTGAAGGACGAGGCCTGGGCCTTCCTCGACTTCCTGTTCACAACCGACCAGCGCGTCAAGTTCGACGAGGCCGAGGGCTTCCTGCCGGTGAACAGGCAAGAGGCAGCCATGCCGATGTTTGCCGACAATGAAGACCTGAAGGTCTTCACCGATCTTCTCGCCGGTGCCCATTTCGCGCCCCTCGTCGCGGGCTGGGAGGAAATCGCCGACAGCACGATCACCGATCTGCAGGCAACCTATCTCGGCCAGATGGAGCCGGATGCGGCGCTTGCCGATATCGAATCCCGGGTCAACGACATTCTCGAGTAA
- a CDS encoding carbohydrate ABC transporter permease, protein MVPVLFILPGLILSAFIIIYPVWELIQTSLRKVTRFGKVTGLNDFANFEAVFSDTLFQEAAVRSVWWTLLVVGGTLICAAGIALILNEKFHGRAIARVIIMLPWSVSLSLLTVVWRWALNGETGYLNHLLEQLGIIDGPVVWLASGSTAFTVMILIGIIVSIPFTTTIFLGGLSSLPGDLYEAARMEGASHWHCFRTITVPMMQPYVNIAIVLNVIYVFNSFPIIWILTEGGPANSTDILVTYLYKIAFKYGKLGEASVVSLLMFVFLLAFAALYLRLVSKDPANA, encoded by the coding sequence ATGGTGCCGGTGCTGTTCATCCTACCCGGCCTCATCCTCTCCGCCTTCATCATCATCTATCCGGTCTGGGAACTGATCCAGACATCGCTGCGCAAGGTCACCCGCTTCGGCAAGGTGACCGGCCTCAATGACTTCGCCAATTTCGAAGCGGTTTTCTCGGATACGCTGTTTCAGGAAGCCGCCGTCCGCTCGGTCTGGTGGACGCTTCTCGTGGTCGGCGGAACGCTGATCTGCGCCGCCGGGATCGCGCTGATCCTGAACGAGAAATTCCACGGTCGCGCCATTGCCCGCGTCATCATCATGCTTCCCTGGTCTGTGTCGCTGTCGCTGCTGACCGTCGTCTGGCGCTGGGCGCTCAACGGCGAGACCGGCTACCTCAACCACCTGCTGGAACAGCTCGGCATCATCGACGGCCCTGTCGTCTGGCTTGCCAGCGGCTCGACGGCCTTCACCGTCATGATCCTGATCGGCATCATCGTCTCGATCCCGTTCACGACGACGATCTTCCTCGGCGGTCTCTCCTCGCTTCCGGGCGACCTCTACGAAGCCGCGCGCATGGAAGGCGCGTCCCACTGGCACTGCTTCAGGACCATCACCGTGCCGATGATGCAGCCTTACGTGAACATCGCGATCGTGCTCAACGTGATCTACGTCTTCAACTCCTTCCCGATCATCTGGATCCTGACGGAGGGCGGGCCGGCGAACTCCACCGACATTCTGGTGACCTATCTCTACAAGATCGCGTTCAAATACGGAAAGCTCGGAGAGGCTTCCGTCGTATCGCTCCTGATGTTCGTCTTCCTTCTGGCTTTCGCGGCGCTTTACCTGCGGCTTGTTTCAAAGGACCCGGCCAATGCCTGA
- a CDS encoding carbohydrate ABC transporter permease, with protein sequence MPDRRRSLIYWIVLSPLLLINLFPFAVMISTALTPADEVVSGDTQWIPSRFAWENFVDMWQTVDFGTALMNSLVVGIVTTVLTIVVSVPAAYAMVRLDFKGKTAFQTFLLITQMFSPVVLVIGLFRLVVGIGALDSLIALSILYCCFHIAFAVWMLRSYFASIPAELEHAAWLEGASAFHAIRTVFVPMAAPAVAVTAIFTFIGAWNEYALALAILRSSEHYTLPLKIAALSSGRYQVEWHHVMAATFVATIPVAIVFMWLQRHMITGLSGGAVKG encoded by the coding sequence ATGCCTGACAGACGACGCTCGCTCATCTACTGGATCGTCCTTTCGCCGCTGCTGCTGATCAATCTCTTCCCCTTTGCGGTGATGATTTCCACCGCGCTGACGCCGGCCGACGAGGTGGTGTCCGGCGACACGCAATGGATCCCCAGCCGTTTTGCCTGGGAAAACTTTGTGGACATGTGGCAGACGGTCGATTTCGGCACGGCCCTGATGAACTCGCTGGTGGTCGGCATCGTGACGACCGTGCTGACGATCGTCGTTTCGGTTCCCGCCGCCTATGCCATGGTGAGGCTAGACTTCAAGGGCAAGACGGCCTTCCAGACCTTCCTGCTGATCACCCAGATGTTTTCTCCGGTCGTGCTGGTGATCGGGCTTTTCCGCCTCGTCGTCGGCATCGGCGCGCTGGATTCACTCATTGCCCTGTCGATCCTCTATTGCTGCTTCCATATCGCCTTTGCGGTTTGGATGCTGCGCTCCTATTTCGCCTCCATCCCGGCGGAACTGGAACACGCCGCCTGGCTTGAGGGCGCGTCCGCCTTCCACGCCATCCGCACGGTCTTCGTGCCCATGGCAGCCCCCGCCGTTGCGGTCACGGCGATCTTCACCTTCATCGGCGCCTGGAACGAATACGCGCTTGCGCTCGCCATCCTGCGCTCATCCGAACATTACACCCTGCCGCTCAAGATCGCGGCGCTCTCCTCCGGCCGTTACCAGGTCGAATGGCATCATGTGATGGCGGCCACCTTCGTTGCCACCATTCCCGTCGCCATCGTCTTCATGTGGCTGCAGCGCCATATGATCACCGGGCTTTCCGGCGGCGCGGTGAAGGGTTGA
- a CDS encoding RidA family protein, which yields MSTIEHFHAPETSPSAAPLSPAVRAGDFVFVSGQVPVMDEGSIAAHDIEAQTTQVMKNIEKALRLAGCEMADVCKTTAWLHDARDFGRFNKAYSAFFTPGKFPARTTSEAKLMINILVEIEAVAYKPL from the coding sequence ATGTCCACAATCGAACATTTTCACGCACCCGAGACCTCGCCGAGCGCCGCCCCCCTGAGCCCCGCCGTCCGCGCCGGCGATTTCGTGTTCGTCTCCGGCCAGGTGCCGGTCATGGATGAGGGCTCCATCGCTGCCCATGACATCGAGGCGCAAACGACGCAGGTGATGAAGAACATCGAAAAGGCGCTGAGGCTTGCCGGTTGTGAAATGGCGGACGTCTGCAAGACCACCGCATGGCTGCATGACGCCCGCGATTTTGGCCGCTTCAACAAGGCCTATTCGGCCTTCTTCACGCCCGGCAAGTTCCCGGCGCGGACCACAAGCGAGGCGAAGCTGATGATCAACATTCTCGTCGAGATCGAGGCCGTCGCCTACAAGCCGCTATAG
- a CDS encoding amidohydrolase/deacetylase family metallohydrolase, giving the protein MTETAAPAAYDLILKGGRVLDERNGLDGFFDVAVSDGKIAAVAADIPVAGAKSVHDVKGRIVAPGLIDLHTHVYHKATSLSVDPDMIARRSAITTLVDAGSAGAGNYDGFRDYVMANSPYRILAFLNISFPGIFGFDKGLFIGEATLRDMLPVDRCVAKIEANRDRIIGVKVRIGGPATGELALGALELALEAADKVGLPLMTHIGGPPPSYAEVVSMLRPGDILTHCYRPSPNSALTEDGDILPEITAARKRGVLFDIAHGMGAFSYETAEPAIRQNFLPDIISSDVHVVAVEGPGYDLLHVMSKLYNCGLSLPDVIGMSTSRPALSIRRPDLGHLGVGAPADISVLDDCESDFIFSDVRGEERPGKRILQPVACYLGGKAMEVGRRPFEEPFLTRCGCC; this is encoded by the coding sequence ATGACAGAAACCGCAGCGCCTGCCGCCTATGACCTTATCCTGAAGGGCGGGCGCGTGCTCGATGAGCGAAACGGCCTGGATGGCTTTTTCGACGTGGCCGTCAGCGACGGCAAGATCGCCGCCGTCGCAGCGGATATACCCGTCGCCGGCGCAAAATCGGTTCACGATGTCAAAGGCAGGATCGTTGCCCCCGGCCTGATCGATCTCCACACCCATGTCTATCACAAGGCCACTTCGCTCAGCGTCGATCCGGATATGATCGCGCGCCGCTCGGCAATCACCACACTGGTGGATGCCGGCAGCGCGGGCGCGGGCAATTATGACGGGTTCCGCGACTATGTGATGGCCAATTCACCCTATCGCATCCTGGCCTTTCTCAACATTTCCTTTCCCGGCATTTTCGGCTTCGACAAGGGGCTCTTCATCGGCGAGGCGACGCTTCGGGACATGCTGCCCGTCGATCGCTGCGTGGCCAAGATCGAGGCAAACCGCGACAGGATCATCGGCGTCAAGGTGCGCATCGGCGGACCGGCCACCGGCGAACTGGCGCTCGGCGCGCTGGAACTGGCGCTGGAAGCCGCCGACAAGGTCGGCCTGCCGCTGATGACCCATATCGGCGGTCCGCCGCCAAGCTATGCCGAAGTCGTCTCGATGCTCCGGCCCGGCGATATCCTCACCCATTGCTACCGCCCCTCGCCCAATTCGGCGCTGACGGAAGACGGCGACATCCTTCCCGAAATCACCGCCGCGCGCAAACGCGGCGTGCTCTTCGACATCGCCCACGGCATGGGCGCATTTTCCTACGAAACGGCGGAACCGGCGATCCGGCAGAACTTCCTGCCGGACATTATTTCCTCCGATGTCCATGTCGTCGCCGTCGAGGGACCGGGCTATGATCTGCTTCACGTCATGAGCAAGCTCTATAATTGCGGCCTGTCGCTCCCCGACGTGATCGGCATGTCGACGAGCCGCCCTGCTCTTTCGATCCGCCGGCCCGACCTCGGCCATCTCGGCGTCGGCGCGCCCGCCGATATCTCCGTGCTCGATGATTGCGAGTCGGATTTCATCTTTTCCGATGTGCGCGGCGAGGAAAGGCCGGGCAAACGCATCCTCCAGCCCGTCGCCTGCTATCTCGGCGGCAAGGCGATGGAGGTCGGGCGGCGTCCTTTCGAGGAACCCTTCCTCACGCGTTGCGGCTGTTGCTGA
- a CDS encoding copper homeostasis protein CutC — protein MAMIEICVEGFEEALAAEQAGADRVELCAALSEGGITPSIAQIRLATARCSIPVYVIIRPRGGDFLYTEAEFEAILEDIATARTEGADGVVTGFLTEDGRIDIARMKKAVAAARPMGVTCHRAFDMTRDPKEAIDDLIAAGVDRVLSSGQRANAQDGIDVLKAMIGHADGRIIVMVCGDPDPRLLFDGPVRPDAVDFHFGATGYRESPMRFRNPHVFMGKEQDNREYRRRALDGEAIAARAERLLRLAAS, from the coding sequence ATGGCCATGATCGAGATCTGCGTCGAAGGATTTGAGGAAGCGCTTGCGGCGGAGCAGGCAGGCGCTGACCGGGTGGAGCTTTGCGCGGCGCTTTCGGAGGGCGGGATCACCCCGAGCATTGCCCAGATCCGCCTTGCCACGGCGCGATGTTCAATACCGGTCTACGTCATCATCCGCCCGCGCGGCGGCGATTTTCTCTACACAGAGGCTGAATTCGAGGCGATCCTGGAGGATATCGCCACGGCGAGGACAGAAGGCGCCGATGGCGTGGTCACCGGCTTCCTCACCGAGGATGGCCGCATCGATATCGCGCGCATGAAAAAGGCCGTCGCCGCCGCCCGTCCCATGGGCGTCACCTGCCACCGCGCCTTCGACATGACCCGCGATCCGAAGGAAGCGATCGACGACCTGATCGCAGCCGGCGTCGACCGGGTACTGTCCTCCGGCCAGCGCGCCAATGCGCAGGACGGGATCGATGTCCTCAAAGCCATGATCGGCCACGCAGACGGACGCATCATCGTCATGGTCTGCGGCGATCCGGACCCGCGCCTGCTGTTCGACGGACCGGTCAGACCCGACGCCGTCGACTTCCATTTCGGCGCGACCGGTTACCGCGAGAGCCCGATGCGGTTTCGAAATCCCCACGTCTTCATGGGCAAGGAACAGGACAACCGCGAATATCGCCGCCGCGCGCTCGACGGCGAAGCCATCGCGGCACGGGCTGAAAGGCTACTCCGTCTCGCGGCATCCTGA